The genomic interval GAGAGCAAATCAAATGCGGCTTTCTTCCTATGGTAAGAAGACCTATCGACGTCGAAGTGAAACAGTAGAACGGAGCTTTGCAGACGCTAAGCAACATCATGGTCATCGTTATGCACGATTCAGAGGTCTAGCTAATGTGCAAATGCAGTGTTGGTTGGCAGCGGCAGCCCAAAACATCAAGAAGATAGCGTTGGTGGTGAACTATCTACGAAAAATGGGCTTAAATATGGCAGAAATAAGGCAGATACTTGCTTCTGTATACCCATGTAATGAATGGGAACTTCTGCGCACGATATAACAAAAAAAAATCACGATCGCGACCTACGGTCGCTTCCAAAAAAGAACCCCACTTAAAAAGCGGGGTTCGTCATCAATCTGAGGCGCTTACAAGCGCCTTTTTTATTCTATTTCTCTGTTTCGTTGAGAGTAGCACAACCCTGTTTGGTGCTGCGCTACGGAATAGAAACTAGATAGCAATAAAATCCGTTGCAACGTCTGGGTTAACGTCTGCTTCGTAATCTACGCCATCAATACCGAAACCAAATAGCTTCAAGAACTCTTCTTTGTACTCAACGTAGTCAGTCAGCTCTTTTAGATTCTCAGTGGTGATTTGTGGCCATAGGTTGCGGCAATGTTCTTGAATATCATCGCGCAATTCCCAATCGTCAAGACGAAGACGGTTCTTCTCATCCACTTCTGCTGCACTGCCATCTTCTTTATACAGACGCTGGCTAAACATGCGGTAGATCTGTTCCATACAACCTTCGTGAACGCCTTCTTCACGCATCTTTTTGAAGACCATCGCGATATACAGAGGCATCACTGGAATCGCTGAACTTGCTTGAGTCACAACAGATTTAAGCACTGCAACATTTGCACTACCGCCAGTTGCAGAGAGTTTCTCGTTCAGTGCAGACGCTGCACGATCGAGATCCATCTTCGCTTTACCCAGCGCACCATCCCAGTAGATAGGCCAGGTTAATTCAGTACCGATGTAGCTGTAAGCAACGGTTTTGCAACCTTCTGCCAGCACACCCGCTTCTGCTAGCGCATTGATCCAAAGTTCCCAATCTTCACCACCCATAACCGTTACCGTGTCTTGGATTTCCTGCTCAGTTGCAGGTTCCACACTGGCTTCAATAATGATGTCTTTGTTGGTATCAACCGCCGTTGAGGTGTAAGTTTGGCCAATAGGTTTTAGCGCCGAGCGAATAAGTTCGCCCGTTTCTGGTAACTTACGAACAGGCGAAGCCAAAGAGTAAACAACCATATCCACTTGACCCAAATCTTCTTTGATTAGGTCGATTGTTTTTTGTTTTGCTTCGTTAGAAAACGCATCGCCGTTTAAGCTTTTTGCGTACAAACCTTCTTCACGAGCTAGTTTCTCAAATGCCGCTGCATTGTAAAAACCTGCGGTGCCTGGTTTCTTCTCTGAGCCTTCTTTTTCGAAGAAAACACCGATAGTGGCCGCACCACCACCGAAAGCAGCTGCAATACGAGAAGATAAGCCGTAGCCACTGGATGCACCCACAACAAGTACACGTTTTGGTGCGTTTTTGATAGGGCCTTGTGCTTTGGTGTAAGCAATTTGTTCTTTTACATTAGCTTCACAACCCACTGGGTGCGTTGTAGTACAGATAAATCCACGAATTTTAGGTTTGATGATCATATTCAACTTCCTTTAAAAAACTGTGTAAGGATAAAAGGTTCGTCGCCTATTCGCATCTAATTTCTGTAAAAATGCGCTGAAAATGCAAGTGGTTGGAGCTCTATGCACCAATTTCTATTGCAAACCATACGAAAAGCACCTCGTTTGAGGTGCTTGGTTCATCTCTTCACTACAATGGCGCTACGCCGCGCTGGTTAGCTTCTTTTTTTTCTCAGGCGCATTGGTGAGCGTCTTTGAGAAGTCAAAGCTGAAGTGATCCACTTGGATCGCTTGGTAACGCAGCTTATCCGCGGCTAAGATTTTATCTACTTCACGTTGCGTTAGCACATCGGCGTCTAGCGCTTGTTGCAGACGCTCAGCCAGCAAGCCTTTACGGGCCACTTTGCCATCTTTTGCCGCTTTCATCAGCTTACGCTCTAGCGGTTTGATGTCGTACATCGCTAGGAATGCTTGCTCCATCAAACCAACACTGTCGTCTTTCTCTTTGCCGATGTAACACAAGTTAGTCAATCGGTCGCGCTGCACGCCAGGGGTCATCATCGCTTCCGCAATGTCCACACAGAGTTCATCGCTTGGTTTGGCAAAGTGATTACCTAGTGGGAATAGCAGCCCTTTGAGTACGCCGCCGACATATTTCACCGGGAAGTTAGCATAGGCTTCGTTCAACGATTTCGCTGCGTGATGCAAACAGTGCTGCACTGCGTAATGAACGAAGTTGAGATCCGATTGTTGACGACCTTCATCTTCATATTTTTTCAATGCCGCAGAGGCCATGTAGAGATAACTAAGGCCATCACCCAAGCGTGCAGAAATCATCTCTTTGCGCTTAAGTTCACCGCCTAGCGTTAACATGGCAAAATCGGCACTGACCGCCAAGGCGCGACTCAGACGAGTCATGTCTTTATAGTAACGTTGCGTTGGGCCGCTCATTTGCGCTTTTACAAAGCGTGAGCCTGTAAGCGCTGCACCTAAAGCGCCGAGAGTATTGAACGTGGCGTGCTTAATGTGCTTAAACAGCAACTCGTCAAATTGTTTCGCACCTTCTTTGGCATCTGGGTTCGCTGCGGCTTCCATTTCTTTCAAAACGTATGGATGGCATCGCGTTGCACCCTGACCAAATATCATTAGGTTACGAGTGAGGATGTTAGCTCCTTCGACCGTAATCGCCACTGGAATACCAAGATAATGGGTCGCTAGGTAGTTCATCGGACCATCTTGAATCGCACGGCCAGAGTGAATATCCATAGAGTCATCAAGAATCGTTCTCGCCATCTCCGTCATATGATACTTAGCAATAGCGGTTACGATCCCAGGTTTTTCCTTCAGATCGAGTGATGTTGTGGTCAAAGTACGAGTGGCTTCCAATAAGTAGGTCAAACCGCCAATTCGTCCCATCGCTTCTGCAACGCCTTCAAACTTACCGATAGACATGCCAAATTGCTTACGCACATAGGCATATGCCCCCGTTGTGCGCGTGGTCAAATGACCAATGGCCGTGCCAAGCGCAGGAAGTGAAATACCACGCCCAGCTGATAAACACTCCACCAGCATGCGCCAGCCTTTACCTGCGTAATCCGCACCACCAATCAGCCAGTCCATCGGGATGAACACATCGTGGCCACGAGTTGGGCCGTTCATAAACGCCAGACCTAGAGGATCGTGACGCTCACCAATCACCACACCTTCATGATCGGCTGGAATCAAGGCACAAGTAATCCCAACATCGGTTTTATCACCCAACAGATGATCAGGGTCTTGAAGTTTAAATGCGAGACCAAGTACGGTCGCGACAGGGGCGAGTGTGATGTAACGCTTGTTCCAACTCAAACGAATACCAAGAACTTCTTTGCCTTCATGCATGCCATAGCAAACCACGCCTTGATCGGGAATGCCACCAGCATCCGAGCCAGCTTCTGGACCCGTCAATGCAAAACAAGGAATGTCTGTACCATCGGCAAGACGAGGTAACCAGTAATCTTTTTGTGCCTGTGTACCGTAGTGAGAAAGGAGCTCACCAGGGCCTAATGAGTTCGGTACCATAACCGTCACGGCGGTACTGATACTGCGTGTCGCAATTTTGGTTACTATGGTTGAGTTCGCCAGTGCGGAAAACTGACGGCCACCATATTTCTTCGAAATGATCAGTGAGAAAAAACGCTCTTTACGTAAGTATTCCCACACCTCTTTCGGTAAATCACGATCTTCTTTCACGATCTTATGATCATCAAGCATTTCAAGCAGTGTTTCTAGCTCGTTATCAATGAAAGCTTGCTCTTCAGCCGACAAGGTCGGTTTCGGATAATGATGCAGTTTGGAGAAATCTGGCTTCCCAGAAAACAGCTCCGCGTCCCACCAAACACTTCCCGCTTCCATTGCTTCCTTCTCTGTTTCAGACAAAGGAGGAAGTACTTTTTTGAACATTTTAAATGCAGGGTCGCTGACCCATTTTTTTCTTAGAGAGCACATAGTTCAGATCCTTTTGTTCACTTGGTGGAACCTGTTGGTCCTTGTTTGTTTTTTAATAATAGCTACTCAGCGGACATGCCGGCTGAGAGATAGGGAATCAATAGATCAACGACAGATTTCACGTCGGTCTGTTGATTAAATTTACTGTCTGCAATTTCCACCAACGCTTGGCTAGAAGCCATGGTGAAAACACACGTGCCTAAAGTGAAGTGCAAACGCCAGAATAGTTTTTCTTCCGTCAACGCTGGGTTGGCTTTTAGGATGGAGGCGATAAAAAGCTCCAGCACCTCGGCATAACGTGTCGTGATAAACCATCTTAGATGGCCCTGCACATCGGTATAGCCTCGACCAATGAGAAGCATGAAAAGGCTGGTGCCATTGGGCCTGACATCATTGAGCTCTCTCAGCGGCAATCGAAGCGACTCAAACACTTCATCCATCGTATAGCACTCCTGACTGTTGAGCTGCGTCAGGGATTGCTTTACCGCAGGCATCAGAGCCTCCAAGTAACGGTTCAGTACTGCACGAACTAAGGTTTTCTTATCGCCAAAATGGTAATTCACGGACGCAAGATTAACGCCTGCTTTACCCGTTATGGTGCGCAACGACGTGTCATTAAAACCGTATTCCGCAAATAAACCTTCGGCTACATCAAGGATTTTTTCTTTTGTACTGCTTCTTGGAGCCATTTTAATCACCCGTATCAAACAACTGTTTGAAATATACGTTTGACACCATAAATTAACAAGCAATTAACATCACACTTTTCAACATTGGTCCGACCAGATTCAAGCACTTCACTCTATCTGGCTGTTTTTCTGTTAAAAATTGCTGGAGAAAAAATTTTTAAAAAAATGGGGAACTGTTTAAAAAAGGCAGGGTCTGAATAGATGTAACAAAAAGGGCAATTTAAAGTTCTACTGGCCGTCAAACTTGTTTCTTACTTTCTGTTACGTTGCTGCTTTATCTTATTAACTCCTATGTTTGTATCTGCCCAGACCCCATTGGTACTGGGCTTTTTTTTGTTTGTCACTCTCTGTTCAGCCTCAATTTAAGACGGCAAATAGTTAAGACAGCCAATAGAAACCAAAAAGCCTCTGCGATAATCGCAGAGGCCTCTGAGTTTATTGAATCAGTCTATGGTTTAGCAGTCTCTCGTTTAGCTGATTGCTTTCTCACTTTCCGCCGCTGTTTTTGGCAGCGATACATGCAGTAGGAAATAACCAAGCACAGCCGCTGTCGTTGATCCCATCAAGATACCTAGTCGTGAATAAGTATCGAAGTCTGGATTTGCACTACCAAACGCCAACGATGAAATAAAGATCGACATGGTAAAACCGATACCACAGAGCACTGACACGGCAAAGATATGCTTGAAGTTCACACCGTCAGGCAATTTAGCCACACCAAACTTCACCGCTGCCCAGCTAAACGTAAAGATACCCAGTGGTTTACCAACCAATAGCCCTAGCGCAATACCTAGCGGCAACATGGAAGTCAAGCCAGAAAGAGACACCCCTTCAAGCGAGATACCAGCGTTAGCAAAGGCAACATATGGGTGAAGCGCATGTTCCATGTGTTTCAACGGAGAGTGCTCACCTTTTTTACCCTGTAATGGGATAGAGAAGCCAATCACAACACCTGCCAAAGTCGCATGGACTCCAGATTTCAGTACCGCAACCCACAAGATAAAGCCGACAACGATATACCAAATTAACTTTGTCACATTCTTAGCGTTTAGCATGAACAAGACACCCGTCATCGCGAATCCAACCGTCAACGCAAGCGTCGACAAATCACCACTGTAGAAGAGTGCAATAATCACAACGACGCCCAAGTCATCGATGATCGCTAATGCCAAAAGGAACACTTTAAGACTGACAGGAACGCGCTTACCTAGCAGCGCCATGATACCCAACGCAAATGCAATATCGGTCGCTGCTGGAATTGCCCAACCTTTAATCGCTTCCGGATCGTTTCCATTAAAAGCAACATAGATAAGCGCTGGTGCCAACATTCCCCCCACCGCGGCAATCGCTGGGAAGATCGCAGTTTCACGCGATTTCAATGCACCTTCTAATAATTCACGCTTAACTTCCAAGCCGATAAGCAAGAAGAAAATGGCCATTAGGCCATCATTGATCCAATGAGATACTGACATACCAAATACATAAGTATGCAAAATCGCTTGGTAACTTTCATTGAGAGGCGAGTTTGCAAGCACCATTGCGATCGCGGCGGCGATCACAAGCAAAATGCCACCAGCAGATTCCATTTTGAAAAAGTCACGAATGACATCGTTCATGATTTCACCCTTTTATTTATAATCGTAATCAACGAACTTTGAAGAATGTAAGCAGTGTATATATAACCATTTTGTAGGAATAATCGCTTGTTTGGATATTTCACTTCGGTATTTCCGATGTAAGCAATTACCTCAGCCAACCACATTCTTAGTTCATCGACATTCAAGCCATTGAAAAGATTATAGCCAATTCGTTAAACGGATGTTAGTAAAGCGATTGATTATTCATAAATCGTAACAGATAAAACAATGGGCTCCATCAGGAGCCCATTGTTTTAATAACCCGTTAATTGCATAAAGCCTCTTCCGGACTTGCTACCGGCCACATTAATTGGCCCTTCCCAATAGGGAATCAAAAAGGGTAACCACATCTCTTGCTGTATCGCTTTCGTTTGCACGTAGATGTCTTGACTTGGAATTTCAATCGCCCATTGCAATGGAATGCGCTTCCCGTCCGCCAGCGTTGTGTAGAGGATCGGATAAACCGTCACATCCTTTTCCGTTAACGGTATGACTTTGCCAGACGACGTTGATAGCGTACCAAAAATATAGGGAACTCGACTTTGATGACGGTAACGGCTGATGCTCAGTGCCTTGTCATTGTCGAGGTTGAAGGTGAACCAATCCCACCCTTGCTGCCCTTCTTCGAAAAGATTGCTACCCCACTCTTTTTGTAGCCACGCATTGCCCGTCACTTCAATACGACGCCCTTCTAAGAACATACTGCCTTTTACATCGAGAAACGGAGCGCTAATGCTGAATGACGCAACCGACTCGAGATCGTGTTTAAGTTGATAGCCTTTATCACCATTGAGAACAAAGGGGCCAGCCGTCCTCGTCGCCAGCTCCAGCGAAAAATCATCGGTTGCTATTGTTAGACTTCCTGGAAACGGTGTTGTCCCCAACGAGCGCCATGTCCAGTTATCGATCCACATACGAAAGGGTTTATTGGTTGCCCCTGCTTGGCCTATCCCTCCTCGAGCCACACGCTGCTCCCGCCAGATCTTTTCTTTCCCCGTCAAAACAACGTTAGCAAGATAAAGCTGAGGGTTTTGCCAACCGCTGACTTCTCTTTCATCAGTCGCGATACGGATCAGGCTAAACTGGACAGTGTAGAATTGACCAAATTCGTCTTGCAGCGTTGCAAAATAGTGCCACCATTCATGCTGGTATTGCTCATGAAATTTGAAATCTTCCGGCAAAGAGACTTTTTTATTGGGTAATACAGGTTCAAAGATCGTTTTGTCCTGTATGCCCAAAGAGTTGTTCAGTCGATATTCTTGCGCCTCATTGGTGCCAGATTGAGACCAATAAAAGCCCATCGCAGCTGTCACCATAGCCGCCAAAAGAAAAATGAGCATTAATGCAAGATTATTGGATTTTCCAGCTAACCACTTCATCTAGAATGAATCCCTTAATGATTTCATTGGCGTGTTCTTAACCAGACGGATAACGGGTAATGCACCAGCAAGCATAATCGCGATCATCGCCCAAAGAATGGTCTCTCCATACTCAATTACATCAATTTGCAATTGCAAAGACCAACCAAACGACTGCTTAATCACTATATCCACCACCAACGTGGCAAGCGCCATACCGAGTGGAACCGCGATAAGGGCGGAAATCACGCCGAACACAAATAGCTGTAAACCACCAAGGATGATGAGTTCTTTACCCGAAACACCCAGACATCTCAAAATAGAAATATTCTTTTGACGGCTCATCTCTCCGGCTAACGTCGCGAAGAAAAGGCCAAACACGGCGATCACCAGTGTGATATTTCCTAAGGTATCGGCAATAGCAAAGGTATGATCAAAGACTCGCATCGCTTGACTATAAATGTTGTTGTTATCAAACACTCGTTCAGACGTCAGTCTAAAGATGTTTTCCAAGCGATGCTTGAGGCCCTCGCCATTGACGTTGTCTTTAAGCAACACGCCTAAGCCCACGTTGCCAGAGCCTGCAAATGCATACAGCCAGTTGCGATGAGACAGCAGCACTTGATTGTAAGGATTGCCGTAATCGTAATACACCCCAACGACCAGCCACCCTCCACCTAATGGCGCAGCGAGATCAAGATAATCGCCGGGTCTGATATCAAGTTTTAACGCCATCGATTCACTGATCATGACGCTTTTACTGTGATGTAAATGATACCAATAATTAGGCACACCCAATTTTACGGTTAGTGCTTCCAATTCGCCGTCGCTTGGGCCAGTACTGACCACTTGAACGATATCACGCTCATCCGCCAGTTCTTTCTCCCAACGCCACCAAACTTCATCCACTTCCGGTTGGGCTTCAAGCCAGTTACTCAACCTCGCCGCGGAATTGTTGGTTGGATAAATGTAAAGATCCGCAGCTAAACGCTGAGTTAACCACTTATCGGTGGTGTCTCTAAAACTGCCGACCATGGTTTCGACGCCAATGTTGGCCGCCAACGCCAACATAAACGCCATCATAGCGACACCACGATAACTCATACTGGCAGCCATATCGGCGAAAAACCAACGTAAATTCACCCAGCGCAAAGTATAAGAGAAGCTGTTAAATACCTTCCACATTAAAAAAGGCATGAACAGCGCCACACTCATCAACATCAGTGCAATGATTGTAAAGCCCGATTCTGGTGTCTTCGGTGCTTGATAAACGGCAATCGCCGCTACGGCGAAACCACAAGCAGCGAGAGCTTGCCAAGCGAACTCTTTGCCTGCAAAACGCACCAACGATAACTTAGCGGACAGACGAATGGGCTGAGATTTCAACAAGCGAATGAGCGGCCACAAGCACGATATTAATGCGCCAAGTACCGCCAGAAGCAAGCTGTATAAGCTCGACTCCCAGCTCCAACCAATCGACAAGCCCACGTTAGCATCGTACAAATCCCCTAAACTCGCAGAAACAGCAGGGATCAATTCATTTGCCAAAAACAGCCCTAAAACATTTCCGCAAGCCCAAGCAACTAAGACCAAAATGGTCAGCTCGAGCAATAAAGCTTTGGCTAACTGCATGCCAGTCACACCCGTTTGTCGCAAAATACCCACAAGCGGCTGACGCTGGATAAGCGATAACGACATCGCTTGATAGAAAATAAATAAGCCAACGAGGAAAGAAAGCATCCCCATCGCGGTCAGATTAAGGTGAAATGCTTTGGTCAATGATTCCAGTTCATCTTGGCTGTTTCGAACCAGCGTCAAACCATTGGGCAAATAACGTTTAAGATGCTCTAGCTTCTCTGGTGGCATTTCTGCGCAAGCGATCACCGATAAACCAGAGCTGCGTTTTAGCATGCGCAACAATGAAATGTCAGCGACCATACGGCTGCCATTTAAGCGTTGTTCACGGTCAACACGTAAAGGCCCCAACTGGCTGCCATCTTCTAAAGCAATAAAATCGCCATCTTGCCATGCCATGTGTTCAGCAAGATCTTGGCTAATAAGAATGGGATAAGGTGGATTCATTAACGCCAGTGAAGTGGCACGATTTAAAGAGGTCTCTTTCTCCAACTGCAGCATGGCAACCGGATCCATACCGATCAACGTCAGCCCCATACCATCTGCCGTTTTGATATGGTGCATATCAAATGGCGTACATTGCTGAAAACCGGCTCGGCGTAATTGAATATAAAAACCTTGGGGAATCTTATTGGCGCTGTGCTTTGGGCGAATGCGATATGGCAAAGGGTTATTGAAGAGTTTCTCGCCGTTTTGATAGCTTTCTTGCGCATGATGGTTAATAGCTGTGACGCCAACCAATAAAGACACACCTAACGTGAGGCCAAGCCACACCAATAAAATTTGTAGCGGGTAACGTCTGTAGTGACCGAGTAGTGCCTTAACTACGGGCCATAACATGCAGTTGCCCCCCTTGCAGACGAATCATCCCTTCCATGTGTTTGGCCACTTTTTCACTGTGCGTGACCAACAATAAGGTGCAGTTTAGCTGACGGGTAAGCGAGGTGAGTAAGCGCATAACCGCTTCGGCATTGCGTTCATCAAGGCTGCCTGTCGGTTCATCCGCCAACAGCAATTTGGGTTCCATATACAACGCACGAGCAATGGCCGCTCTCTGCTGTTGTCCCCCAGACACTTCTTCCGGATAGCGCCCAAGAAGCGGCATGAGATCCAAAGCCGATAAAATTTGGCGCCACAACCCCTTATCATCAGGAAGGCCCTTTAATTGGCGGCAAAAACGAATATTGTCGGCAATATTGAGTGTTGGCAACAGGTTGAATTGCTGGAAAATATGCCCAATATTATTTCGGCGGTAGGCAGTTCGAAGATGCTCTGGAGCATCGTTCATAGCAAATCCCGGAAACATAATTTCGCCAGAATCAACAATGTCGAGACCGGAAATCAAATTCAACAAAGTGCTTTTACCTGAGCCACTTTCCCCCATCAAAGCAAGTTGTTCCCCTTGCTTTAGGGACAATTCAGCACCTTGTAGTACGGGATGAAACTCGCCTCCATCCACATAGCCTTTACATAGGTCTGAAAGTTGTAGCATTGATCTAATCACTTTATTGCTTTGAGAAATTGGAACCAGAATCTACACTAAAAACCTGATAACCGGAAGTATTTTGAGCTCTACATCACGCTATTTTGGTTTTCTTTTGCCTTGAATCAAAACCCCTCCTTTTTAAGTCACTTACCGACAAAATAGACAGCAAGCGCTTGAGTCGACAATGAAAATGCGACAACATGAAAATACTCAGACAGATGCATTACTCGTTAAGGAAAACGGAATGAAAAAAGTGCTGGTGTTAGGGGCCTCTGGCTACGTTGGTTCACAGTTGATCCCAAAGCTTCTTGAACAAGGTTATCAGGTCACGGCGGCGGCAAGGCACATAGATCATTTGCGAGCGCGAGTGCTGCCCCACCCTTCTCTGACTTTTCACTACCTCAATCTGGCCGATCAAGAACAAACCCATGCACTGATCCCCCAATTTGAGCTCATATACTTCCTTGTACACGGCATGGCGCATGGACACGACTTTGTCGACTACGAGTTATCGCTTGCCGATCATTTCTACCAAGCACTTGTGGGCAGCAATGTTAAGCACGTCATTTATCTCAGTGCCATCCAACCCCAATCGGGCTGCTCGCAGCATTTACTGGCGAGAAAAATGACCGGGGATGTGATTCGCAAAGCCAATATCCCCGTCACCGAGCTTCGTGCAGGCGTTATCATTGGCCCAGGCTCTGCCGCTTTCGAAATTATGCGTGATTTTGTTTACCACTTACCCGTTTTGATCGCACCGAAGTGGGTCGACTCAAAAGCCAACCCTATTGCATTAGAAAACTTGAATCACTACTTACTCTGTTTGGCAGAAGAAGACGTCAAAGAGAGTGCCATGTATGAAGTTGGTGGTCCTGATACCCTCTCATATAGAGAACAGTTTCGTTTAATTTGTCAGGCAACTAAGCGCCCTTTTCGCTTGGTTTCCACCTCACTACTTACGCCTAAAATGGCCTCCTATTGGCTAGGGTTGGTCACATCTGTACCGAGCAATATCGGCAAAGCCCTTTTGGCAGGCTTAGAGCACGACTACATTGCCAGCTCCCAAGCAATAAGAGAAAAATACCCTCAGCCACTGATTCGTTACCAAGACGCTGTGGCTCAAGCGGTTAAAAATGAAGGTACTTTCGTGAGGAGCAATGTTTGGGGATTTGATCCAACCGCACTTCAACGTTGGCAGCCAGGCTACGGTTACTACGCCAAACAGGCAGGAGCAAGCATACGCACCCAAGCAAGCGCAGAGTCACTTTGGAAGTGGGTGCAAAAAATTGGCAATCGCAAAGAGGGGTACTTTTTTGCCGATATCTTATGGCGCACTCGAGAATGGCTCGATGTGCTCTTTGGTGGCTCTCGGCCTATTCGCCGCTCTCCACTCGGTCCCGAGCTAAAAGTTGGCGACTACATCGATTCTTGGAAAGTAATTCGCTGTGAAAAGCAGCAATTTCTTTCGCTGTTTTTCGGTATGAAGGGACCAGGTTTAGGTCGACTCGAGTTTACCATCCACGATCATGGCCATTATCGGGAGCTCAATGTCACCGCGTGGTGGCATCCGCAAGGTTTTCCGGGCCTGCTTTACTGGTTCGCCATGATGCCTGCTCACCTGTTTATTTTTAATGGCATGGTGAAAGCGATCGTAAAAAAGGCGCTAAACCATTAGCGCCTTCTCTGAAGTGTCTGCCTAACCACTAGCAAGTAAAGCTCAGCGGGATCTCCGCCAATTGGTTACCGAGGTTGCTCGGGAACACCAAATATTCACCATGATATTTGACGTTAGATTTATAGTCCGTCACCTTGTGAACCATAAACCCAGCTGCGCTCGCTTTCTCAACGAAACCGGCATGGTGACCACGAACAAACCAGCTCATCGGTTTCACTAATAGCTCGCCGTCAAAACAGTTTTCGCACTGCTGCGCGCACAGTGCCAAAGAGTTCTGTCCTTCCGTGAAAATCTGCACTTTGCCACAGCCGACAATCGGATCTGAAGTCGACACTTCCCAGCCCGCGTTTTCCATTTCATCGAGAAAAGCTTCGATCTGTTTGTCGGTAATCGCTTTTGGTGCGCCCTCTTGGGCAAAGAACGAAGCATAAAACGCAGAAATACGTTGGAACGTTGGCAACAGCGCCGCGTCGTTTCCTTTCGAGCGTCCTGCTTTTTGCCAGCGAGTTAAGTCCGCGACAACACAACGATCGAAACGCTGACCTTTCAGCGCTTTGGTCACCCAACGTACCAAAAAGTGGTTGTTGGCAATCGGTGCGTCGACCAATTTGCCCGATTGATGTTCCGCAGCCAGCTCAGCGAGCGCGGTATTCACTAAGCGCTGAATTTCACTTGTGTAGTTCGACATTATGCTTTTCGTCCGAAAATCCAATAAAACAGTGCTGAAAGCACAGAGCACGCAGACATCACTAGCACCATAGGCCAAGTCACTCCTGATGGCAGTATGGCAACCAAAGCACCAACTAGAGAGCCAGTGCCAAAACGCAATGTGCCCGCAAGAGAAGACGCCGTTCCTGCCATATTAGGGTAGCCAGAAAGCAATAGCGCCATTGCGTTACTGCCGATGGTAGAAAGTGTGCCGATAAATAGAACCACGAATGGTACCGTGCCCCATAGCCCAAGGTCTAGTAGCCAACTGACAAATAGACCAAGACCGGCGATCAATTGAACAGTCAGACCCAAACGCAACATGAAATGCGATCCCACTTTCTTCACCATTCGACCATTTAG from Vibrio vulnificus NBRC 15645 = ATCC 27562 carries:
- the fabV gene encoding enoyl-ACP reductase FabV, with the translated sequence MIIKPKIRGFICTTTHPVGCEANVKEQIAYTKAQGPIKNAPKRVLVVGASSGYGLSSRIAAAFGGGAATIGVFFEKEGSEKKPGTAGFYNAAAFEKLAREEGLYAKSLNGDAFSNEAKQKTIDLIKEDLGQVDMVVYSLASPVRKLPETGELIRSALKPIGQTYTSTAVDTNKDIIIEASVEPATEQEIQDTVTVMGGEDWELWINALAEAGVLAEGCKTVAYSYIGTELTWPIYWDGALGKAKMDLDRAASALNEKLSATGGSANVAVLKSVVTQASSAIPVMPLYIAMVFKKMREEGVHEGCMEQIYRMFSQRLYKEDGSAAEVDEKNRLRLDDWELRDDIQEHCRNLWPQITTENLKELTDYVEYKEEFLKLFGFGIDGVDYEADVNPDVATDFIAI
- a CDS encoding acyl-CoA dehydrogenase; this encodes MCSLRKKWVSDPAFKMFKKVLPPLSETEKEAMEAGSVWWDAELFSGKPDFSKLHHYPKPTLSAEEQAFIDNELETLLEMLDDHKIVKEDRDLPKEVWEYLRKERFFSLIISKKYGGRQFSALANSTIVTKIATRSISTAVTVMVPNSLGPGELLSHYGTQAQKDYWLPRLADGTDIPCFALTGPEAGSDAGGIPDQGVVCYGMHEGKEVLGIRLSWNKRYITLAPVATVLGLAFKLQDPDHLLGDKTDVGITCALIPADHEGVVIGERHDPLGLAFMNGPTRGHDVFIPMDWLIGGADYAGKGWRMLVECLSAGRGISLPALGTAIGHLTTRTTGAYAYVRKQFGMSIGKFEGVAEAMGRIGGLTYLLEATRTLTTTSLDLKEKPGIVTAIAKYHMTEMARTILDDSMDIHSGRAIQDGPMNYLATHYLGIPVAITVEGANILTRNLMIFGQGATRCHPYVLKEMEAAANPDAKEGAKQFDELLFKHIKHATFNTLGALGAALTGSRFVKAQMSGPTQRYYKDMTRLSRALAVSADFAMLTLGGELKRKEMISARLGDGLSYLYMASAALKKYEDEGRQQSDLNFVHYAVQHCLHHAAKSLNEAYANFPVKYVGGVLKGLLFPLGNHFAKPSDELCVDIAEAMMTPGVQRDRLTNLCYIGKEKDDSVGLMEQAFLAMYDIKPLERKLMKAAKDGKVARKGLLAERLQQALDADVLTQREVDKILAADKLRYQAIQVDHFSFDFSKTLTNAPEKKKKLTSAA
- a CDS encoding TetR/AcrR family transcriptional regulator, with product MAPRSSTKEKILDVAEGLFAEYGFNDTSLRTITGKAGVNLASVNYHFGDKKTLVRAVLNRYLEALMPAVKQSLTQLNSQECYTMDEVFESLRLPLRELNDVRPNGTSLFMLLIGRGYTDVQGHLRWFITTRYAEVLELFIASILKANPALTEEKLFWRLHFTLGTCVFTMASSQALVEIADSKFNQQTDVKSVVDLLIPYLSAGMSAE
- the nhaA gene encoding Na+/H+ antiporter NhaA, with the protein product MNDVIRDFFKMESAGGILLVIAAAIAMVLANSPLNESYQAILHTYVFGMSVSHWINDGLMAIFFLLIGLEVKRELLEGALKSRETAIFPAIAAVGGMLAPALIYVAFNGNDPEAIKGWAIPAATDIAFALGIMALLGKRVPVSLKVFLLALAIIDDLGVVVIIALFYSGDLSTLALTVGFAMTGVLFMLNAKNVTKLIWYIVVGFILWVAVLKSGVHATLAGVVIGFSIPLQGKKGEHSPLKHMEHALHPYVAFANAGISLEGVSLSGLTSMLPLGIALGLLVGKPLGIFTFSWAAVKFGVAKLPDGVNFKHIFAVSVLCGIGFTMSIFISSLAFGSANPDFDTYSRLGILMGSTTAAVLGYFLLHVSLPKTAAESEKAIS
- a CDS encoding lipocalin-like domain-containing protein — its product is MKWLAGKSNNLALMLIFLLAAMVTAAMGFYWSQSGTNEAQEYRLNNSLGIQDKTIFEPVLPNKKVSLPEDFKFHEQYQHEWWHYFATLQDEFGQFYTVQFSLIRIATDEREVSGWQNPQLYLANVVLTGKEKIWREQRVARGGIGQAGATNKPFRMWIDNWTWRSLGTTPFPGSLTIATDDFSLELATRTAGPFVLNGDKGYQLKHDLESVASFSISAPFLDVKGSMFLEGRRIEVTGNAWLQKEWGSNLFEEGQQGWDWFTFNLDNDKALSISRYRHQSRVPYIFGTLSTSSGKVIPLTEKDVTVYPILYTTLADGKRIPLQWAIEIPSQDIYVQTKAIQQEMWLPFLIPYWEGPINVAGSKSGRGFMQLTGY